One Clarias gariepinus isolate MV-2021 ecotype Netherlands chromosome 18, CGAR_prim_01v2, whole genome shotgun sequence genomic window carries:
- the mief2 gene encoding mitochondrial dynamics protein MID49 isoform X1, translating to MFYTSKRRGEDGIGAIIDFLLTNARLVLGVGGVAVLGIATLAVKKLIERAGRPPDDTNPDKKVSDSWEELNLVSSSPKVFQRGIEGVVINQITGATKKADLSEPAPQVRPQTRQKGSDPAQPLRRLDLCVQTFSDRLEQYYCTRVCLSTGEVSRAQQRALDIAMEIQGFLRSKHPDMPLGEMTLAGSLLDDLQVVRADHACLLVPLQLDPGLWTPIAGEDTFLGHPQYCMVRRSNLEYFPRGRSYWDRHLLGGYLSSQLVAEQLRKSITETMNWPRLSGSLECEVRPVLGSPALKLEIRSPSGNFEEEQLFVSILPMVRSGDMTLTAQSEITGSFDYVWYRSLYTNETARLAGLDEDAGVRRKCLKTLKAVCRNCPALHKLSGAQLSNVILHMSEKERDWSEAAYADRFQDAVAELIGFLETGFLPSYFKPGVNLLQGFTEDDIDEMGFMLYCAVSEPEILLI from the exons ATGTTTTATACGAGTAAGCGACGGGGTGAGGATGGAATCGGCGCCATCATCGACTTCCTGCTCACCAACGCCCGATTGGTGCTCGGAGTGGGCGGAGTCGCCGTCCTGGGCATCGCTACGTTAGCTGTGAAAAAG CTAATCGAGCGCGCCGGACGACCTCCTGACGACACAAACCCTGATAAAAAGGTGTCGGACAGCTGGGAGGAGCTTAACCTGGTcagctcctcccccaaagtgtTTCAGAGAGGTATTGAGGGTGTGGTCATAAACCAGATCACTGGAGCCACCAAAAAAG CAGACTTGTCCGAACCTGCGCCTCAGGTCCGACCCCAGACTCGGCAGAAAGGATCGGACCCGGCTCAGCCTCTCAGACGTCTGGATCTGTGCGTGCAGACGTTCTCGGACAGACTGGAGCAGTATTACTGCACGCGCGTGTGCCTGTCCACGGGCGAAGTGTCACGGGCTCAGCAGAGGGCGCTGGACATCGCCATGGAGATCCAGGGCTTCCTGCGCTCCAAACACCCCGACATGCCCCTGGGGGAGATGACCTTAGCGGGCTCGCTGCTCGACGACCTGCAGGTGGTGAGGGCTGATCACGCCTGCCTGCTCGTACCGCTACAG ctggaCCCTGGCCTGTGGACGCCGATCGCCGGAGAGGACACGTTCCTCGGCCATCCTCAGTACTGCATGGTGCGCCGCAGTAACTTGGAGTATTTCCCGCGGGGGCGGAGCTACTGGGACCGACACCTCCTAGGCGGCTACCTTTCGTCTCAGCTGGTTGCTGAGCAACTACGCAAATCCATAACCGAAACCATGAACTGGCCGCGTCTGAGCGGGAGCCTGGAGTGCGAGGTGCGGCCGGTGCTCGGGTCTCCGGCGTTGAAGCTTGAGATCAGATCTCCGAGCGGAAATTTTGAGGAAGAGCAGCTGTTTGTTAGCATCCTGCCGATGGTGCGCTCGGGCGACATGACGCTCACGGCGCAGTCCGAGATCACCGGGTCGTTCGACTACGTCTGGTACCGGAGCCTGTACACGAACGAGACGGCACGGCTAGCCGGACTCGACGAGGACGCGGGCGTCAGGAGGAAGTGTCTGAAGACGCTGAAGGCCGTTTGTCGGAACTGCCCCGCCCTGCACAAGCTAAGTGGCGCGCAGCTCAGCAACGTCATCCTGCACATGAGCGAGAAAGAGCGCGACTGGTCGGAGGCGGCATACGCCGACAGGTTCCAGGACGCCGTCGCTGAGCTGATCGGGTTCCTGGAGACGGGCTTCCTGCCCAGTTACTTTAAACCCGGCGTGAACCTGCTGCAGGGCTTCACCGAGGACGACATCGATGAGATGGGCTTCATGCTGTACTGCGCCGTGAGCGAGCCAGAGATCCTGCTCATATAA
- the alkbh5 gene encoding RNA demethylase ALKBH5 has product MSAGGGFMDLRDKLKSMTPHRENQSAPEKVSSERGGAKKRARRYTGDAQQEGDEDADSRASQARKVRSGITQTRVFTPDECAQIEARIDEVVARGARGLYREHTVDRAPLRNKYFFGEGYTYGAQLEKRGPGQERLYSKGEVDEIPDWVHELVIEPLVARGIIREGFVNSAVINDYQPGGCIVSHVDPIHIFERPIVSVSFFSDSALCFGCKFQFKPIRVSEPVLCLPVRRGSVTLLSGYAADDITHCIRPQDIKQRRAVIILRKTRPNAPRLDTASLDLFSSQTSERRHVLKAKRSHRKADPDAAHRPRILEMDKEQHRRSLLLQQSRHGDDEDEDDGGSSENSWRRVVNAPSHSEHTPSSRRVKMRRH; this is encoded by the exons ATGTCTGCGGGTGGTGGCTTCATGGATCTGCGGGACAAGCTGAAGTCTATGACCCCGCACCGGGAGAACCAGAGCGCGCCTGAGAAAGTCTCCTCGGAGCGCGGCGGGGCGAAGAAGCGCGCGCGCCGCTACACCGGGGACGCGCAGCAGGAGGGAGACGAGGACGCGGACTCGCGCGCGTCGCAGGCGCGCAAGGTGCGCAGCGGCATCACGCAGACGCGCGTGTTCACGCCCGACGAGTGCGCGCAGATCGAGGCGCGCATCGACGAGGTGGTGGCGCGCGGCGCGCGCGGGCTGTACCGCGAGCACACGGTGGACCGCGCGCCGCTGCGCAACAAGTACTTCTTCGGCGAGGGCTACACGTACGGCGCGCAGCTGGAGAAGCGCGGCCCCGGCCAGGAGCGCCTGTACTCCAAGGGCGAGGTGGACGAGATCCCGGACTGGGTGCACGAGCTCGTCATCGAGCCCCTGGTGGCGCGCGGCATCATCCGCGAGGGCTTCGTCAACAGCGCCGTGATCAACGACTACCAGCCCGGCGGCTGCATCGTGTCCCACGTCGACCCCATCCACATCTTCGAGCGGCCCATCGTGTCCGTGTCGTTCTTCAGCGACAGCGCGCTCTGCTTCGGCTGCAAGTTCCAGTTCAAACCCATCCGCGTGTCCGAGCCCGTGCTGTGTCTCCCGGTGCGCCGCGGCAGCGTCACCTTACTCAG CGGATACGCGGCTGatgacatcacacactgcatccGGCCTCAGGACATCAAGCAGCGCCGAGCCGTCATCATCCTCAGGAA GACGAGACCGAACGCACCTCGTCTGGACACGGCTTCTCTCGATCTGTTCTCCAGTCAGACGTCTGAGAGACGACACGTCCTGAAGGCAAAGCGCTCACACCGTAAAGCCGACCCAGATGCTGCACACag ACCTCGTATATTAGAGATGGATAAAGAACAGCACAGGCGTTCTCTCCTCCTCCAGCAGAGTCGTCACGGTGACGATGAGGACGAGGACGACGGCGGCTCCTCTGAGAACTCGTGGAGGAGAGTCGTGAACGCTCCGTCACACTCTGAACATACGCCGTCATCTCGCCGTGTGAAGATGAGACGCCACTGA
- the mief2 gene encoding mitochondrial dynamics protein MID49 isoform X2 → MFYTSKRRGEDGIGAIIDFLLTNARLVLGVGGVAVLGIATLAVKKLIERAGRPPDDTNPDKKVSDSWEELNLVSSSPKVFQRGIEGVVINQITGATKKDLSEPAPQVRPQTRQKGSDPAQPLRRLDLCVQTFSDRLEQYYCTRVCLSTGEVSRAQQRALDIAMEIQGFLRSKHPDMPLGEMTLAGSLLDDLQVVRADHACLLVPLQLDPGLWTPIAGEDTFLGHPQYCMVRRSNLEYFPRGRSYWDRHLLGGYLSSQLVAEQLRKSITETMNWPRLSGSLECEVRPVLGSPALKLEIRSPSGNFEEEQLFVSILPMVRSGDMTLTAQSEITGSFDYVWYRSLYTNETARLAGLDEDAGVRRKCLKTLKAVCRNCPALHKLSGAQLSNVILHMSEKERDWSEAAYADRFQDAVAELIGFLETGFLPSYFKPGVNLLQGFTEDDIDEMGFMLYCAVSEPEILLI, encoded by the exons ATGTTTTATACGAGTAAGCGACGGGGTGAGGATGGAATCGGCGCCATCATCGACTTCCTGCTCACCAACGCCCGATTGGTGCTCGGAGTGGGCGGAGTCGCCGTCCTGGGCATCGCTACGTTAGCTGTGAAAAAG CTAATCGAGCGCGCCGGACGACCTCCTGACGACACAAACCCTGATAAAAAGGTGTCGGACAGCTGGGAGGAGCTTAACCTGGTcagctcctcccccaaagtgtTTCAGAGAGGTATTGAGGGTGTGGTCATAAACCAGATCACTGGAGCCACCAAAAAAG ACTTGTCCGAACCTGCGCCTCAGGTCCGACCCCAGACTCGGCAGAAAGGATCGGACCCGGCTCAGCCTCTCAGACGTCTGGATCTGTGCGTGCAGACGTTCTCGGACAGACTGGAGCAGTATTACTGCACGCGCGTGTGCCTGTCCACGGGCGAAGTGTCACGGGCTCAGCAGAGGGCGCTGGACATCGCCATGGAGATCCAGGGCTTCCTGCGCTCCAAACACCCCGACATGCCCCTGGGGGAGATGACCTTAGCGGGCTCGCTGCTCGACGACCTGCAGGTGGTGAGGGCTGATCACGCCTGCCTGCTCGTACCGCTACAG ctggaCCCTGGCCTGTGGACGCCGATCGCCGGAGAGGACACGTTCCTCGGCCATCCTCAGTACTGCATGGTGCGCCGCAGTAACTTGGAGTATTTCCCGCGGGGGCGGAGCTACTGGGACCGACACCTCCTAGGCGGCTACCTTTCGTCTCAGCTGGTTGCTGAGCAACTACGCAAATCCATAACCGAAACCATGAACTGGCCGCGTCTGAGCGGGAGCCTGGAGTGCGAGGTGCGGCCGGTGCTCGGGTCTCCGGCGTTGAAGCTTGAGATCAGATCTCCGAGCGGAAATTTTGAGGAAGAGCAGCTGTTTGTTAGCATCCTGCCGATGGTGCGCTCGGGCGACATGACGCTCACGGCGCAGTCCGAGATCACCGGGTCGTTCGACTACGTCTGGTACCGGAGCCTGTACACGAACGAGACGGCACGGCTAGCCGGACTCGACGAGGACGCGGGCGTCAGGAGGAAGTGTCTGAAGACGCTGAAGGCCGTTTGTCGGAACTGCCCCGCCCTGCACAAGCTAAGTGGCGCGCAGCTCAGCAACGTCATCCTGCACATGAGCGAGAAAGAGCGCGACTGGTCGGAGGCGGCATACGCCGACAGGTTCCAGGACGCCGTCGCTGAGCTGATCGGGTTCCTGGAGACGGGCTTCCTGCCCAGTTACTTTAAACCCGGCGTGAACCTGCTGCAGGGCTTCACCGAGGACGACATCGATGAGATGGGCTTCATGCTGTACTGCGCCGTGAGCGAGCCAGAGATCCTGCTCATATAA